The Mesorhizobium sp. INR15 region CAAGGTCGGCGCATCCTTTGTCCGCAACGAGGATTACTGGGGGCCGAAGGCGTTGCCGGATCGCACGGAATTCACCTTCTTTACCGATGTGCAGCCAATGATCCTGGCGCTGCAGGGCGGTCAGGTGGACATCATCAACCAGATGCCGGTGCTGGCCGGAGTCGCCCTGCTTAACGATCCCAGCGTCGATATCATCAGCCTGAAGTCGTCAGCGCACCAGCAACTGCACATGCGCTGCGACGACGGCCCTTTGAAGGATGCGCGGGTACGCCGCGCCATCGCGCTCTGCCTTGATCGCGACAAGCTCGCCGCCGGCCTGATGAAGGGACGCTCGGCACTTGGCAATGACAGTCCGTTCGCCGCGGTCTATCCCTCGACCGACACAAGCATACCGCAGCGCAAGCAGGATATCGCGCAAGCCAAGCAGCTCATGGAAGCCGCCGGCGTCGGCAGCGGCTTCAAGATCACGCTGACCACCGAGCGCTACCTGGAAATCCCCGAATACGCACAGCTCATCCAGAGCTGGGTCAAGGCGATCGGCATCGAGCTCGAGCTCAACATCCTCGACCAGGGCGCCTATTACGGCGATGCGGTGTTCGGCAAATCGAACTGGTTGGATTCGGTGATGGGCATCACCGACTATGGCCATCGCGGGGTGCCGAACGTCTACCTCGCGGCGCCGCTGAAGAGCGACGGCACGTGGAACGCAGCGCATTTCAAGAACAAGGACTACGACACGCTCGCGACCAGCTATATCGCGGCGCTTGACCTTGAGGCGCAGAAGGCCACCGCAGGCAAGATCCAGAGCCTGCTGCTTGAAGAAACGCCGGTCATCTTCGGCTATTTCTACGACTATCTGACGGCGACGGTGAAAGGTGTCGCCGGCGTGCAGCCGACCGCCATGTCGCAGCTGTTCCTCGACAAGGCGTCGAAGGCCTGAGCTGACTCATTAGTTGGAGCATGATCTTTTCCGAAAACCGGTACCCACTTTTTGGGATCATGCTCAAGGGAAAGCCAATCCTCTAACAGCCAGCTCCCGCACGGGGGCTGGCTCCATAGGGAGTCTTAGCCATTCTCTCCTTCTTTGCCCGGCGCGTGTCGCTGTCGCTGATCACACTGTTCCTGCTG contains the following coding sequences:
- a CDS encoding ABC transporter substrate-binding protein produces the protein MIKNYRILDLIRRGRSPLENHLIDGLVDGRVSRRDFIRHGSLLGLSLPLLGGISTAAGFGMMPSLARAQGAPGATIRVASSVPAATIDPVTIADAGGLLVMQQVAEFLCVDGPDLVLQPALAESWKPNDNGTIWTFKLRKGVKFHSGGEMKADDVVASIDRLADPANSSNALSVFTGILQKGATKKVDDYTVEFHLDAPNGNFPYMVSSDNYNAVIVPASYKGDYEKSFDGTGPFKIEKYTAKVGASFVRNEDYWGPKALPDRTEFTFFTDVQPMILALQGGQVDIINQMPVLAGVALLNDPSVDIISLKSSAHQQLHMRCDDGPLKDARVRRAIALCLDRDKLAAGLMKGRSALGNDSPFAAVYPSTDTSIPQRKQDIAQAKQLMEAAGVGSGFKITLTTERYLEIPEYAQLIQSWVKAIGIELELNILDQGAYYGDAVFGKSNWLDSVMGITDYGHRGVPNVYLAAPLKSDGTWNAAHFKNKDYDTLATSYIAALDLEAQKATAGKIQSLLLEETPVIFGYFYDYLTATVKGVAGVQPTAMSQLFLDKASKA